The Micromonospora sp. NBC_00421 DNA window GCGGACCGGGCATTCCGGTAGGGCTGCCCGGCCCGCGACGGCGGGGTGGCGCTACGTCAGCGCGGCCTCGATCGGCCCACGCAGGAAGTACAGCACGAACAGCACCGCCACCGCGTAGAGCAGCGGGTGGATCTCCCGCGCCTTACCCTTGGCCAGCTTGAGCAGGACGTAACTGATGATGCCCGCGCCGATGCCGTTGGAGATCGAGTAGGTGAACGGCATCAGGGTGATGGTGAGGAACGCCGGGATGGCGATCTCGTAGTCGGTCCAGTCGATGGTCCGTACCGCGGTCATCATCAGGAACCCGACCACCACCAGCGCCGTCGAGGCCGCCTCGAACGGGATCACCGTGGACAACGGCGACAGGAACATCGCCAACAGGAACAGGCCGCCGGCGACCAGGTTGGCCACCCCGGTCCGGGCACCCTCCGCGACCCCCGAGGCGCTCTCGATGTACGACGTGTTGCTGGAGACGCTCGCCGCGCCACCCGCCGCCGCGGCGATCGAGTCGACCAGCAGGATCTCCTTGGCCCGGGGCGGGGTGCCCTGCTCGTCGAGCATGCCACCCTCCTGGCCGATCGCGACCATCGTGCCCATCGTGTCGAAGAAGTCCGTGATCAACAGGGTGAAGACGAACATCAGCGGGATCAGCCAGCCGGCCCGTTCCCACGCGCCGAGCACGTTGAAGTTACCCAGCAGCGACAGGTCGGGGACGTCCACGATCCGCTCGGGCAGCTTCGGGACGTTCAACGACCAGCCCTCGGGGTTGGGCTTGCCGTCGACGAAGGACGGCCCCACCTTGGCCACCGCCTCCACGACGATCGCCAGCGCGGTCGAGGCCAGGATGCCGATCAGGATCGCGCCACGCACCCGGCGCACCACCAGCACCAGCGTCACCAGCAGGCCGACCACGAAGACCAGCATCGGCCAGCTGACGATCTTGCCGTTGATGCCCAGCCCGACCGGCACGGTGCTGTTCGCCGCATCCGGCACCCGCCTGACGAAACCGGCGTCGACCAGGCCGATGATGGTCAGGAACAGCCCGATGCCGACGCCGATCGCGGTCT harbors:
- a CDS encoding NCS2 family permease is translated as MAIAPPDNGIPPDPAHPRNGFDRFFEISARGSTMSREVRGGLATFFTMAYIVVLNPLILGGAADGDDQKLSIPALAAATALVAGLMTILMGVVGRFPMALAAGLGVNALVAFEIAPEMTWADAMGLVVIEGVLIAVLVLTGLRTAVFRSVPTQLKTAIGVGIGLFLTIIGLVDAGFVRRVPDAANSTVPVGLGINGKIVSWPMLVFVVGLLVTLVLVVRRVRGAILIGILASTALAIVVEAVAKVGPSFVDGKPNPEGWSLNVPKLPERIVDVPDLSLLGNFNVLGAWERAGWLIPLMFVFTLLITDFFDTMGTMVAIGQEGGMLDEQGTPPRAKEILLVDSIAAAAGGAASVSSNTSYIESASGVAEGARTGVANLVAGGLFLLAMFLSPLSTVIPFEAASTALVVVGFLMMTAVRTIDWTDYEIAIPAFLTITLMPFTYSISNGIGAGIISYVLLKLAKGKAREIHPLLYAVAVLFVLYFLRGPIEAALT